TTTCACTTCACTGAGAAACACATTTTTGCCTTTCTGGATGACAATTTCTAAGATGTTATTTTCTTCCACAGAATGGATAGATGGCACATTCTTCCTCATAAATCCTGCTGGTTGATGAGGATCTCAAGGGATTGATTGGATCAAGATGAGGAAAGTTCCTATAAGGCACTGGAACGGCTATGGTGATTTTACTTTTTGTACTCATTTACTTATTAGAGGCATTCTATTTACATACATGTAATTGGATATGACCTACACAATTATATTAATTCAGTGTTTATTTTCAGTCAAGGAACTTCTGTATGTTTTTGTCTTCAGCCTAAGGAGGGCAGCATTTCTTTGCTGATAAACGGTGAATGGCTATCTGGTTTAAAATGTTAAATTGCCAGTGGAAAGTACCTGGATACTGCATGGCTTTTAGAAATTGTTTTAATGGTGATCTATTCGAATGTATTTTGACAGGTGTGACCCCGGACTGTGCTGATCCAGCTCCAGTGGTCCTGTCATTACAAGGATGAAGAGTGTCTGTGAAAAATGTGCGTGTTTTGGAGGACCTCTGGCCTAATATCCACCTGTTAGGAAGGTTGAAACTTTCAATGAATCATTAAGATATGtatccttgttttgtattccagtTTGTGGTATcacatactgcttgttctgtacTGTTATATTTGTTTGTGGATTCAGTAAATATCTTTTGTTTTAAACCTATAGCTACATTCTTCATTATTTTCAAATGTAAAGCTATGTTTTGTGTGTGAGCTAATTTTATTGTAATGTAGTATGCATGCTGTTTTAAGCAACCTTGAAACAACGATGACTTTCTAAAAAAAAAAGTGAAACACATTAGGCCTACATTCTCACATTTCAAATTCACTGTCATAGACCCTCACACTTCTAGCCCTAAATAAGCTTCCACATTTTTGCTAGCTAAAACTTTGGGCGATAACTATTTTGAATGGCCTAATGTTAACTCATATGTAATTAGTTAGTACATCAATATTCTATATTATGTTGATATATTACCACGTTATCTAATTGATGGCTTGCTAGTTTGTAATCGACAACGACCATTGCTTGATTGGATCCTTCTTCATCGTCCAGACACTCCGTAACCTAGCAACGCGGGAGCAAGCAGAACCAAGATTTTCCTCCGGTGGAACAAAGCTTTGTCGATTGAAAATGGGGCAGGATGAAGCAGCAGTGACTGGGAAACACATTCTCTAGCCTTTCATGCTCAGTCAGAAAATAACACATTTTGTTAATAGTTTAGGGTAGAAAGGAAATGAGCAGTAACCATGACAAGATGTCTGCTTATTAGCTAGGTTTATTTGTCCGCTAATGAATAAGTGTAGATTCGATAAGCCACCTCATGCAGTGAGTGTTGTGTTGGACTTTGAACGATTCATTTTGTGCATGGGCCCGTAGCCAACCCCGGTACAACTCATGCAGCATATCTGATATCATGGACTGTGCAACGTTGGGGTAAGTTGTCAGAGGAGTCGTGATGTAAGTGTAGTCTTCCGGTGAATACCGTACAGCTGTTGTCGGATATAACTTGCAAGTTGATTTATAGAGATTTGGCATTTTCCATGAATAGCTGGCTAACTTGCTAGCGAACTACTGTACTGCACGCATTTTTATGctgatgtagctagctaacattagcaagcTACGCGAACAGCGTGAACAAAAAGCAAGCCCGGGACAGCTGTACCTATCTTCTAGTTTGTCAATAAGGGTAACACATACTTATTATATCGTGGTACTAGTAACCAAGTCATAGCTAAAGATAATAACTGCCAAATTACTACCTTGCCAGCTAGGTAACTAACGACCAACACATCAGTTGCTAGTAACGTTACTGTACTCTCTGTGTTAGCACACAGTACAGGCGTTAGCCACCTAGAAACTGTAGCCACTGTACTGAAGCATACGTTACTATACGTTGtcctttaaaatatattttgctcaGTTATTGAGCAGTGAGAACCCAGCATTATCTTTTGAAATTACAGTTGTATTTTGTTAATGCTATCTTTGTACAAGCCGGGGTGACGACAGTTGACTTAACTCCACGGTGAAGGAAGTTTCTGATGACTAGCTCCGACCACATCGATTCGCCCAAAGTCAAGACTTCAAAAAAAATTAAATTATGAAACTACCGTGTACATAGGTTTGTGCTCTGTAGTTGTGAGCCTTTTTGTTTGCTGAAATCTCTAATTTTTCAATAAACCTTAAACAAATACAACTACCGACTGTTTCCTTGTTGAGATTTAATTGGAATTTGCGCGGAGTTGCCATTTTACAGCAATGAGCAAACAGTCGATGGGTGTATTTGATTCACGTTTACTGAAAAGTGTGAATTTCAGGAAACAAAGAAAGGAACACAACTACAGAGTACAAACATAGGTAGCCgtttcacatacatacatacatacatacatacatacatacatacatacatacatacatacatacatacatacatacatacatacatacatacatacatacatacatacatacacaaccagtcaaaagtttttagaacacctattcattcaagggtttctctttatttgtactattttctacactgtagaataatagtgaatacatcaaaaacTATGAATAAACACATAcgggatcatgtagtaaccaaaaaagtgttatacaaataaaaatatatttgatattcttcaaaaaGCCACCCTTTACCTCAACTGTTAGCTtgattaaatagtacccgcaaaacaccagtctcaacatcgaCAGTGAAGAGgtcgactctgggatgctggccttctaggcagagttgcaaagaaaaagccatatctcagactggccaataaaagattaagatgggtaaaATAACAccgacagaggaactctgcctagatggccagcatcccggagtcgcctcttcactgttgacgttgaaactggtgttttgcgggtacaattgaatgaagctgccagttgaggacttgaggtgtctgtttctcaaactagacactaatatacttgtcctcttgctcaggtgTGCACTGgggcttccctctcctctttttattctggttagagccagtttgtgctgttctgtgaagggagtagtacacagcattgtacaagatcttcagtttcttggaaatttctcgcatgaaatagccttaatttctcagaacaagaatagactgacgagtttcagaagaaggtactttgtttctggccattttgagcctgtaattgaacccacaaatgctgatgctccagatactcaaactagtctaaagaaggccagttttattgtttctttaatcagaacaacagttttcagctgtgctaacataattcaaaaagggttttctaatgatcaattagccttttaaaatgataaacttggattagctaacgcaacgtgccattggaacacaggagtgatagttgctgataatgggcctctgtatgcctatgttttttaatttttaatttatttatctgttattttaccaggtaagttgactgagaacatgttctcatttgcaacgacctggggaatagttacaggggagaggagggggattaatgagccaattgtaaaccggggattattaggtgaccatgatggtttgagggccagattgggaatttaatgtagatattccattaaaaaatctgccctttacagctacaatagtcatttacaacattaacaatgtctacactgtatttctgatcaatttgatgttattttaatggacaaaaaatgtgcttttccttcaaaaacaaggacatttctaattgaccccaaacttttgaacggtggtgtatgtgtatgtgtgtgtgtttgtgtgtgtattgaaTCTGGGCGAATCGATGTAGTCCGAGCTAGATTCCACAAAGCCAGGTCTCTGCTCCACTCCTTCACCATGGTGTGGAGTTTAATCCGCTAGGGTTATGACTGAGGTTAATGATCTTTGAGCTATCCTAGCTAGGTAAGTCTATTTATGTCCAGTTTATCCCTGACCAGTCAAGAATCTAGTGTCCAGCAGCCAACCTGTGACTCCGAGGAGGATGCAGTGGATGCAGGGATGCACACCTTCAACCACACCCATATGAGAAAGGCTTTTCAGCTGATGAATGACTTAAGGAGGTGGGTTGGTTTCACCCTTGCCAGGACACAGATGAGTAAATTTCTTAAATACACTAAAGTCTGGAAATGGACCTCTCTAATTCTCTtcaagccagaatgttgaatacaattagatttgatacCGTGTGAGCGGATAgcgctgttggctagagcacaccTATAGCCTACacgatgagattattatggacaaaagagcgagaatctttatttgtcaaatggcagccaagcatcgatgatCATGTCACCAGAGAAAGACCCTCAATacttattggaaaggagcatcaagctcatcaccttgcactttcaccaccctgtgaagttcattatAACTTATTTAAtcttcaagttttaatgtcacatgcaaaAGTACAGTGAAAAGCTTTTCTTGCGAGCTCTAAAGCCAACAATGAAGTAATCCTAATTTATTTCTGTAGCCTGAAGCCTAagaaactgcatgctttccttcccaacgagtcatagtgggaggaccacacaacatgtcattgcGAAACAAGTAAAcaagtttactttgatatgatggttattatatcaatatttgctcaTAAAACTACTTCCACCTACATTTCCCACCTTCTCTAGCTTATTTTGTTTTGtcaacatttggaaagtttaccaaAACATTTTATGTTTCCATCAGGCTTATCATGACATTTTTGATCTGACACatactttactcgcataaaaaggttggatggaaacctggctaGTGAGTAAGACACAAGTAATCCAAAGACATTGTTAAAACCCACCCACGGAACCTCCACTTTTTtaaactaggcatgtcagttaagaacaaattcttatttacaatgatggcctaccccggccaaacccggacgatgctgggccaattgtgcgccgcactatgggactcccaatcacggctggatgttgTTGGTGTCGGATTGGCGTGGGGTCTGTTTCTAAGTACAAAATCGATTTCAGAACAAtttgagatggtgggtgtcatggcttgctgaaatgatCTAGTTCCATAGTATCCCCTTTttccatcattgaaaataagtattgtAATGTGTTGATAATATAACTCATTATACACATTAATAGCCTACACATTATACATAACAGCCTATTCTTGGCACCAAGTAGCCTACTGTGCAATTACCTAATACAATGACCTTGGCACACAGCGGGAGCATTTATACATCCAGTTGACAGTTAATAAGAAATCATCAGTATGATGATTGTTGAAAACACCGTTCATTAACAGCCACCCTTTCGGATCTTTTGTGTTTACAGTAAGAAAATGCTGTGCGACGTTCTGTTGGTGGCGGGAAACATAGAGGTGCCAGCTCACAAGTTGGTGCTAGCCTCCTGCAGCCCCTACTTCTGTGCCATGTTCACAGGTATTGTTACACTTCATATAGTTCAAGGTAAATAGTGTATGTTATGCATTTGTGTGTATAGATTACATTTGTCATCATTGTGAAAGTAATGGGTCAAGTGAAAAATGTTGTGAAAGTGAGGCCCGCTTTATTGCAACAGTGAGATGATTGTGTTCCTCTTGTCACATAAAACCTTCTCAAGTGGTTTCTCTCACTATGTGTGTGGTGGACAGGGGACATGAGTGAGAGCAAAGCCCAGCAGGTGGAGATCAGGGATGTGGATGGTCAGACACTTAGGAAGCTGGTGGACTATATCTATACAGCTGAGATTGAAGTAACAGAGAACAATGTTCAGGTGAGCTACAGCGTCCCCATCTGTGTCTCAACCAAGTTAAACCGAGTACAGCATTGGATTCCATGGATCCTTTCATGTTGCTGTTGTATTCCTTCATTGGACTCTTACAATTTACTGGCTGTTTAAGTGGCATAGAATTGTCTTCACCTACCCGGGCCTTTCCCTTTCTCCTGCGTTGACAGTCTGCTCCTTCCTTGCTGGTGAGGCCAGTGTTTCAGCAGGCAGGGTATTTCCTGTTATTATTAGCTCAGGAAATGTGCATGGAGCAAGGGGAAATCCTCTGTGTTTGCAACATGCCTGcttagacgtgtgtgtgtgttttagaatgGCATCCAAGTCTCGTCATAAGACTGGATCAtttttcattgtgtgtgtgtggtgctacAGTACTTTCTGTGTGGGCTCTCTCAGAATGTGTGGACCACAGCTGCGTAAAACACCCACTATAATAGTCAGCCTGTAGCTCCCTGTTCAGACCTAAGGGCAACAGGCAAAAACATGAATAATCACAGGGCTTTTCAAAGAAGAGCCGAGCTAAGTGACCTAGTTTCTATGTGTTTGCACTGCGTGGGGATGTGGGCAAATGGGAGCGCTGGGCTGCCTGTTAAAGCACACAATAGTACCAACAGACTGGCAGGATGGAGGCTAATAAACCAGAGAAGCCAAATGGCTCCTTTAGAATTGACCAACATATACCACCAGTACATATTATTCCAGTTGTCCGGTTAAAGTCTGAGAAACAGCCAGGGATGCAGAGTTCCCCTGTATATCCCTGCTGTCCTTGTTTTGTGTTTTTCCCAGTTTAAGCCCTTATCCTAGTAAATATTTGGCTGTTTCCGGCCCTTTGTCCATTCTGAGTCTGGCCTCTGTTTCGGTTGGCTTCTACTTTGGTATTAACTCTAACACTGGAATTCAATTGGAATGAGTCTGCCTCCAAAATATTCTTCAAACCGTTCAATAATATTAAAATCCTCTGAGTTCTAAATAAAAACATGGAGATTTGCTTGGCATTAGAAAAACAAGCACAATGAGATTTGTTCCCTGCTACTGTGTATTCTATTAGTTGTCCTGATGATTGTGTCTTTTATGGGGcctgctctctcttttctctctcccttttgtggGTTGCTTAGACGTCTGTTTTGTCTATAGTGTCTCCTGCTCTGTGTTCTGACCTAAGGTGTGTCTCTGTAGGTACTCCTGCCTGCAGCCAGTCTCCTGCAGCTTATGGACGTGAGGCAGGTGTGCTGTGAGTTCCTGCAGAGCCAGCTGCACTCTACCAACTGTCTGGGCATTCGAGCCTTTGCTGACctccacacatgcacacagctcCTCAACCAGTCCCATGCCTATGCTGGTGAGTGGACTCCCACCTCACTTCTAGGATTTAACAGGCAGAGCATGTGGGAAttaggggaggggatggagaaacTGGCCTCTGTCTTGGTCAGAAGGCAGTTAAAAAGCAAACTGCAGAAGGCTTGAGGCAAAACTAGAATCTCAATACTCgattttccatggcaaaaatttAACCGTGGCGCAGACCAAACTCTTTGGATCTTCAAAAACCTGCTTTATGTCAAATATTGTGTGCTGTAGCTTGAAAACTAAACAAATGTaactggatgacaacataatgatgtttgtttcccgCTTCAGGTTTTCTTTCCTTGCCATACTTCTTTTATTGTATTGTGATACTGGTAATCCTATACTGTACAAAGTTGGCATTTATGATAGGCTACTTTCTACCACTGTAATCTAATCCTTGGGCGGGCCGCCTAAGCTTTTTTTCCGGTCACCTAAGTCCAAATGGTAATTTTATtataatttaaaaatatatattttcggGATGGAAAAATGGTTTCAGAGGATTCAAAGGACTAAAACCagataatggacctatatatatttttataatatAATTTTTGAGAACcaacaatcaccaaaataaaagcttAGACGGGGAGaacctgaaaaaaaaaaaaaacaataaatttATCAGTATTCATTTTGTTATTCTGTTTGAGCAGAAGAACATAGCATTATccatggcaaaatgcatagaattgcaggaaactagctttaaaatggcaacattttctctcggctgcatggcaaaatgtgtagaattgtaggaaattcGCTTTAAAACTGCAATTCGCTTTAAACGGCTAAATATATTCTCAGCTGCATGGAGAAACTtgtggaatttaaaaaaaaatctctacATTGCCAAGAATGGGGGCTCTAAAATCTTTGCCGACCGCGCTCATTGCCACGCCCACCACAACACCCATTTTTTACCCAGAAAAAAACCTTTGGAATTTCTTGATTAAGACTACTGTTAGAAGATATTACCCTTGTCCTGTTTTGCATGGACATTCTTCTTCTAAAGCCCAGTATCCCAGCTAGCTGTCAAGATTGAGTATATCAAATTTGACCTTACATTGTGGAGACGTGGTAAACTACTGGAGCTTGCTGGCCATATGCTGATGACCTTTGTCATTTCTCAGGGGTGTAAGATTCTGTGAGAAGCCTAGTTGTGTTGCTTAACCATGTGCTTGTGTTTGTTTAACAGAGCAGCATTTCTCAGAGGTGATGCTGGGAGAGGAGTTCATGGGCCTGTCTCTACAGCAGGTGTGCAGTCTAATCTCCAGCGACAAACTCACAGTGTCCACAGAGGAGAAGGTCAGCCACCAGAACATCCCAAACTTccctctgcttctgttcagtcacaCACTGCAGACTCCTATCCTAACCTATCCTATGAAGAGTACTTCACTTCCAATTACTATGCAAGACAAGTGCATTCCAGGAACTCCACTATCTGTGCTATGAATTAGCTCAGGCTCTCAAGCTCTCTCCTCCTGGTCTTATTCAGATGACACTCACCATAACAACAGACTCCTCATGACTCACTCCTGCTGTAGTAGAGGACAGCCATGTCACAAACAGCCTGATCCCCGTCCCAGAGTGACTTaccatagagggagagagagagctgctgctGCCAGTGCTGACCAACCCACTCCAGGCCTCATGCTCCACTTGCTAATGTGTATACAAAGCAAAGCCAAcccacacgtacacaccaacatgACACCAGCCCTGTTTCTAATGTCTTtgcccctgtctcctgtctcttcaATCACGGTTCTGATCCCATCTAAATTCAGGGAACTGAGCAGGTTGgatgagctagagagagagagagagatggcagatgGCTGGCTGTCTGTGTGTTCAGATAGAGGGGAGTCACAGCACCGGTTAGATCCAGTTCTTGTCCTCCCCCGTAAATGTAATTaactctgtgttctctgtctcaGGTGTTTGAGGCCATGGTTGCATGGATAAAACACAACAAGGAAGCTCGTCTGGAGCACATGCCAAAGCTGATGGAGCACGTTCGTTTGCCACTACTGTCCAGAGATTACCTGGTACAGGTGGGTCACACTCATCACCACCACTCATCTTGTTTTTTCACATAGCATTAATAATGAATCAAGCTCCCAAATTCTCCAGCATAGAAATCATACTGTGAGATGTGAAAACCGGTGTATATGTTTTATTCCAGATGGTGAACTTGAAAATATTGTACACATTGTGCTTGTTTcatgtggctgtattgtcttcCTGTCTGTACTTTGCGTGTGCTCACTGTGCTGTGTCCGTGGAGTagatagtggaggaggaggcctTGATCAAAAACAACAACATCTGCAAGGACTTCCTGATAGAGGCCATGAAGTACCACCTCCTGCCCTCTGATCAGCGCCACCTGATCAAGACTGACCGTACACGCCCACGCACGCCTATCAGCCTGCCTAAGGTCAGACAACACACATAtgcgcgcatacacacacacgtacagacacacacacactgttatttatacacacacactgttacatgTAGCTAAATAGGACCCctcttgttgtgtgtgtgtgtgtgttaggtgatgatagtggtggtggtcaGGCTCCTAAAGCCATCCGCAGTGTGGAGTGCTATGACTTCAAGGAGGACCGCTGGTACCAGGTTGCTGACCTGCCATCCAGACGCTGTCGAGCAGGTAAACACACTCTGGTCTCTATTACCTCTGAAATTACACACTCCCCTCTGACATTTCTGGTCTGCTGGGGAAACCTAAAAGCCTTTTATTGCAAGGCTATTCAACTATTATATTATGGGGGCCAGATTGGAAAGGTTATTTACAGGGACATTTTCTACATGGGATTACTCTTCCTAAAACTGGTATAAAAACAATGCATTATAATTATGGATTATAATCTTATAAAGCACttttatttaaataaaataaaaaataatttagaGTGAATTTTAAGTGCTTCAAGATTAGCCTAATTCTGTGCATCAAATTGCTTAAACAATGGAATGCATTTGTACTTATAACGCAGTTGACCTGGATCACattaattattttttactttccTGTTCGTTTTACGTACATAACTTCATCTTTTGTTTTCATTTACACACAGAAACCTTTTATGCACAGCATATCTCAGTTGACTAGTTTTTGTGGAGAAGGCTCTCTCCCAGCGCATCAGTAGAGAACAGGTTCCTGTAACAAACTGCACCAGCTCAATGGGGACTTCAACTCATCAAATCTCATTGCAAAGTTAGCTTTCAGTTTGTCTAAAAATTTTGACATTGATCTGTACTGATGATGACTGAATATAGTTGCGCAGTGTAGAGAAATGTAGTGTTTTTTGGGGGCTAAAATCAGAGGAGAAAATAAACTACTTTATAAAGAGAAATAAATTCGTTTTTTTTTCAGTCATGTGAATAACTGTTTTATCCCTCCCCTGTAGTCCCAAATGAAGTCCATTCAATTGAATGAAGATGTCactgaaacccccccccccatctgatACGAACTCCTCATCAATCATTTGCTAGATATGTGTTGGCTTTCTTGTGGGGGCAATCATGGAGAAAAGCAAATATCTCCTGCCTAAGCTCACATTTTTTGtaataaaaaacaacaacctttgtttaactaggtaagtcagttaagaacaaattctaatttacaatgacggcctgccccggctaaacccggaagacgctgggccaattgcgcgccgccctatgggaccccaatcacggccggatgtgatacagcctggttaGGCTGCTCTCATAGGCTGCAAGAAACCTCTTTTTTTTTCCCCCACAGTAGAGCGAAACATtcatagtgttaactaaagggaaAAGCTGTGGAACATTGAATGAAGTTTAATGTCATACTTCTTTGCTCAGGCTCATATTTCTTCTGTGCGGCAATCCGAGGGGAGCCGCGCACACGCccgcagtttagagggaacattggccaTAACTGAGTCCATAGTGTTTTTTAACTCACTGCTGATTTAAGTGCAAAACACGTTCTGGTGTATCAGGCAGTGTAGTGATCTCATCTGCGGTGAAAGAGCAGATAAGCGGGCAGACAGACCCTCTACCCCTGTTAGCATTTCTTATTTG
This DNA window, taken from Oncorhynchus gorbuscha isolate QuinsamMale2020 ecotype Even-year linkage group LG13, OgorEven_v1.0, whole genome shotgun sequence, encodes the following:
- the LOC123993215 gene encoding LOW QUALITY PROTEIN: kelch-like protein 3 (The sequence of the model RefSeq protein was modified relative to this genomic sequence to represent the inferred CDS: inserted 1 base in 1 codon), with product MDCATLGQESSVQQPTCDSEEDAVDAGMHTFNHTHMRKAFQLMNDLRSKKMLCDVLLVAGNIEVPAHKLVLASCSPYFCAMFTGDMSESKAQQVEIRDVDGQTLRKLVDYIYTAEIEVTENNVQVLLPAASLLQLMDVRQVCCEFLQSQLHSTNCLGIRAFADLHTCTQLLNQSHAYAEQHFSEVMLGEEFMGLSLQQVCSLISSDKLTVSTEEKVFEAMVAWIKHNKEARLEHMPKLMEHVRLPLLSRDYLVQIVEEEALIKNNNICKDFLIEAMKYHLLPSDQRHLIKTDRTRPRTPISLPKVMIVXGGQAPKAIRSVECYDFKEDRWYQVADLPSRRCRAGVVFMAGRVYAVGGFNGSLRVRTVDVYDGVRDQWTTVPSMQERRSTLGSAVLGDLLYAVGGFDGSTGLSSVEAYNYKTNEWMFVAPMNTRRSSVGVGVVDGKLYAVGGYDGASRQCLSTVEEYNPVSNQWGYMADMSTRRSGAGVGVLSGQLYAAGGHDGPLVRKSVEVYDPPSNTWKQVCDMNMCRRNAGVCAINGLLYVIGGDDGSCNLSSVEYYNPATDKWSLIPTNMSNGRSYAGVSVIDKPL